The window CCGCCGCCACGCCGGCCCAGGCCGGGCGCGAGGGTGCGGGAACCCGCACGCTGTCGAGCAACCGCCAGACCGCCTCGCTCTCGGCCAGGGCGCCGGCGCAGGCGGGGCACAGATCGCAATGCGCGCGTACCGCAGCGCGCCCGGCTTCGC is drawn from bacterium and contains these coding sequences:
- a CDS encoding zf-HC2 domain-containing protein, producing the protein MKHVNDLIPAYLDGRLGEAGRAAVRAHCDLCPACAGALAESEAVWRLLDSVRVPAPSRPAWAGVAA